Proteins found in one Neofelis nebulosa isolate mNeoNeb1 chromosome 3, mNeoNeb1.pri, whole genome shotgun sequence genomic segment:
- the NPY1R gene encoding neuropeptide Y receptor type 1, translating to MNSTLMSQVENHSILCNFSENSQFLAFESDDCHLPLAMIFTLALAYGAVIILGVSGNLALIIIILKQKEMRNVTNILIVNLSFSDLLVAIMCLPFTFVYTLMDHWVFGEAMCKLNPFVQCVSITVSIFSLVLIAVERHQLIINPRGWRPNNRHAYVGIAVIWVLAVVSSLPFLIYQVLTDEPFQNVTLDAFKDKYVCFDKFPSDSHRLSYTTLLLMLQYFGPLCFIFICYFKIYIRLKRRNNMMDKMRDNKYRSSETRRINIMLLSIVVAFAVCWLPLTIFNTVFDWNHQIIATCNHNLLFLLCHLTAMISTCVNPIFYGFLNKNFQRDLQFFFNFCDFRSRDDDYETIAMSTMHTDVSKTSLKQASPVAFKKINNDDNEKI from the exons ATGAATTCAACATTAATGTCCCAGGTTGAAAATCATTCAATCCTATGTAATTTTTCAGAGAATTCCCAGTTTTTGGCTTTTGAAAGTGATGATTGCCATCTGCCCTTGGCCATGATATTTACATTAGCTCTTGCTTATGGAGCTGTAATAATTCTTGGAGTCTCTGGAAACCTGGCGTTGATCATAATCATCTTGAAACAAAAGGAGATGAGAAATGTTACCAATATCCTAATAGTGAACCTTTCCTTCTCAGACTTGCTTGTTGCCATCATGTGTCTCCCCTTCACATTTGTCTACACATTAATGGACCACTGGGTTTTTGGTGAGGCAATGTGCAAATTGAATCCTTTTGTGCAATGTGTTTCGATCACTGTGTCCATTTTCTCTCTGGTTCTCATCGCCGTGGAGCGACATCAGCTGATAATCAACCCACGAGGGTGGAGACCAAATAACAGACATGCTTACGTAGGTATTGCCGTCATTTGGGTCCTTGCTGTGGTTTCTTCTCTACCTTTTCTCATCTATCAAGTACTGACCGATGAACCGTTCCAGAACGTGACACTTGACGCGTTCAAGGACAAGTACGTGTGCTTTGATAAATTTCCATCGGACTCTCATAGGTTGTCTTACACAACTCTCCTCTTGATGCTGCAGTATTTTGGCCCactctgttttatatttatttgctacTTCAAG atATATATACGcttaaaaaggagaaacaatatGATGGACAAGATGAGAGACAATAAGTACAGGTCCAGTGAAACCAGAAGAATCAACATCATGCTGTTGTCCATTGTGGTAGCATTTGCGGTCTGCTGGCTGCCTCTTACCATCTTTAACACTGTGTTTGATTGGAATCATCAGATCATTGCTACGTGCAACCATAATCTACTATTCTTGCTCTGCCATCTTACAGCAATGATATCCACTTGTGTCAACCCCATATTTTATGGATTTCTGAACAAAAATTTCCAGAGAGACTTACAgttcttctttaacttttgtgATTTCCGGTCTCGGGATGATGACTATGAGACAATAGCTATGTCTACCATGCACACAGATGTTTCTAAGACTTCTTTGAAACAAGCAAGCCCAGTCGCATTTAAGAAAATCAACAACGATGATAATGAAAAAATCTGA